From a region of the Salvelinus fontinalis isolate EN_2023a chromosome 13, ASM2944872v1, whole genome shotgun sequence genome:
- the LOC129868407 gene encoding protein ripply3-like gives MLPLGLDMQLPSLTMKAKPMSCMRRYMETEEPLQSYPVIWRPWIACHRETGLLDKFGQGNVSSRTRQMTKGAHGFQHPVRLFMPKSRTEEYLSNLGKKVLDSFPVQATLHFYNDDSSSEEEDDEDMEEELEVNSLSLDHRSHPLRENS, from the exons ATGCTCCCTCTTGGTCTGGATATGCAGCTGCCGTCGCTCACTATGAAAGCCAAACCAATGAGTTGCATGAGACGATACATGGAGACTGAAGAGCCACTTCAAAG TTATCCGGTAATATGGAGACCATGGATTGCCTGTCACAGAGAAACTGGACTTCTAGATAAA TTTGGCCAAGGGAATGTGTCATCAAGAACCAGACAGATGACCAAAGGTGCCCATGGATTCCAGCACCCTGTCAG GCTCTTCATGCCAAAGTCCAGGACTGAGGAATATCTGTCTAATTTGGGGAAGAAGGTCTTGGACAGTTTCCCTGTCCAAGCCACTCTCCACTTCTACAACGATGACTCCAGctctgaggaagaggatgatgaaGATATGGAGGAAGAGCTGGAGGTTAATTCACTCAGTTTGGATCACAGGTCCCATCCCCTCAGAGAGAATTCATAG